A DNA window from Comamonas fluminis contains the following coding sequences:
- a CDS encoding TonB-dependent hemoglobin/transferrin/lactoferrin family receptor, with protein sequence MASAAAERACFKASFPSVIHPLALACALVCATTAVQAQQAQPEPNSAAVKVAQANTAIQIAAAHADRNAPVMRDVVVSASRDEQDADSLPMTVDVIDAKQMEEDQIGDIRELATKLPNVEVARSPARFSLAGLSTGRDQNSGFNIRGLDGNRVLMLVDGVRLPRSYTFSANSFGRDYLDLGLVQRVEVLRGSVPALYGSDGMGGLVNFITMQPDDLLKDGKTIGGRVSASYDGSDNGKRVGATIAGRASPEWSWLVSAGIGRSSALENMGSNSANGALRTTPNPEKDKSHSLLGRLVYTPSAVQKHVFTLENVDKHADYDLLSARSATVTDSQAQTTMKRWRASWQGEWRDLNTALADEIKLMASYQSSDSREFVTETRTPPLAYRERDVTYDEDALQLHAQAGKTLRWGANSSGKFTYGVDYLRGKVVNTQDGITPPAGESFPLKRFPDTTETSTALFAQAELHYGAFSLTPGVRAEHYSIKPKQQGFGGTVVSNSDSAISPKLGAMFQMNDAWSVYGNYAAGFRAPNAGQINAFFENPLAFYKSIPNPDLKPEKSNTFELGLRGRLNALRLDAAAFTGRYKDFIQDQVQVAGQYGDRNNPAVFQSVNLNRVHISGFELKADYDWGQFAGGNWRTNAAYGYTKGTDKNTNKPVDTISPQQFVLGVRYDRSTVGVQLSASHWAGKKAKDAAAGAWLSPSATVVDLSAQWRIRPGTRLNVGVYNLTDKKYWRWADVRGLTGTTQIADAYSQPGRNVRVSLVQDF encoded by the coding sequence ATGGCATCAGCTGCTGCTGAGCGCGCCTGTTTCAAGGCGTCTTTTCCATCTGTCATTCATCCGCTGGCATTGGCCTGTGCGCTCGTCTGTGCCACGACCGCAGTGCAGGCTCAGCAGGCGCAACCTGAGCCCAATAGCGCTGCAGTCAAGGTTGCACAAGCAAATACCGCTATCCAAATTGCAGCAGCCCACGCTGACCGCAATGCGCCCGTGATGCGCGATGTGGTGGTCAGCGCATCGCGTGATGAGCAAGATGCCGACAGCCTGCCCATGACGGTGGACGTCATCGACGCCAAGCAGATGGAGGAAGACCAGATTGGCGACATTCGCGAGCTGGCTACCAAGCTGCCCAACGTGGAAGTGGCGCGCAGCCCGGCGCGCTTTTCGCTGGCGGGTTTATCCACCGGGCGCGATCAGAACAGTGGCTTCAACATTCGTGGTCTGGATGGCAACCGCGTGCTGATGCTAGTGGATGGCGTGCGCCTGCCGCGCAGCTACACCTTCAGCGCCAATTCTTTTGGTCGTGACTATCTGGATCTGGGTTTGGTGCAGCGCGTGGAAGTGCTGCGCGGCTCGGTGCCTGCGCTGTATGGCTCGGATGGCATGGGCGGCCTGGTCAACTTCATCACCATGCAGCCCGATGATTTGCTCAAGGATGGCAAGACCATTGGCGGCCGCGTTTCGGCCAGCTATGACGGTTCGGACAACGGCAAGCGCGTGGGTGCGACGATTGCCGGGCGCGCCAGCCCTGAATGGAGCTGGCTGGTGTCTGCCGGTATTGGCCGCTCAAGTGCGCTGGAAAACATGGGCAGCAATAGCGCAAACGGCGCATTGCGCACCACGCCCAACCCGGAAAAAGACAAAAGCCATTCGCTGCTGGGCCGGCTGGTCTACACACCATCGGCTGTGCAAAAACATGTGTTCACGCTGGAAAACGTGGACAAGCACGCCGACTACGATTTGCTGAGCGCACGCTCGGCCACGGTGACCGATTCGCAGGCGCAAACCACCATGAAGCGCTGGCGTGCCAGCTGGCAGGGCGAGTGGCGCGATCTGAATACGGCGCTGGCCGACGAGATCAAGCTGATGGCCAGCTATCAGAGCTCGGACTCGCGTGAGTTCGTGACCGAAACCCGTACCCCGCCGCTGGCCTATCGCGAACGCGATGTGACCTATGACGAAGATGCGCTGCAGCTGCATGCTCAGGCCGGCAAGACGCTGCGCTGGGGCGCCAATTCCAGTGGCAAGTTCACCTACGGTGTGGACTATCTGCGCGGCAAGGTGGTCAACACGCAGGACGGCATCACCCCGCCAGCGGGCGAGAGCTTCCCGCTCAAGCGCTTCCCCGACACCACCGAAACCTCGACGGCGCTGTTTGCGCAGGCTGAGCTGCATTACGGCGCTTTCAGCCTGACGCCCGGCGTGCGTGCCGAGCACTACAGCATCAAGCCCAAGCAGCAGGGCTTCGGTGGCACGGTGGTCAGCAATTCGGATTCAGCCATCTCGCCCAAGCTGGGCGCCATGTTTCAGATGAACGATGCCTGGTCGGTGTATGGCAATTACGCCGCGGGCTTCCGGGCGCCGAATGCAGGGCAGATCAATGCCTTCTTCGAAAACCCGCTGGCCTTCTACAAAAGCATTCCCAATCCTGATCTCAAGCCCGAAAAGAGCAACACCTTCGAGCTGGGTCTGCGTGGTCGCCTGAATGCGCTGCGCCTGGATGCTGCTGCCTTCACGGGCCGCTACAAGGACTTCATTCAGGATCAGGTGCAGGTTGCAGGCCAGTACGGCGACCGCAACAACCCGGCCGTGTTCCAGTCCGTCAACCTGAACCGCGTGCATATCAGCGGCTTTGAGCTGAAGGCCGATTACGACTGGGGCCAGTTTGCGGGCGGTAACTGGCGCACCAACGCTGCCTACGGCTATACCAAGGGCACGGACAAGAACACCAACAAGCCGGTGGACACCATCTCGCCGCAGCAGTTTGTGCTGGGCGTGCGCTATGACCGATCTACCGTTGGAGTTCAGCTCAGCGCGTCGCATTGGGCGGGCAAAAAGGCCAAGGACGCTGCAGCCGGTGCCTGGCTCAGCCCGTCGGCCACGGTGGTGGATTTGAGCGCGCAATGGCGCATTCGTCCCGGCACCCGCCTGAATGTGGGCGTCTACAACCTGACCGACAAAAAGTACTGGCGCTGGGCTGATGTGCGTGGCCTGACGGGCACCACACAGATTGCTGACGCTTACAGCCAGCCGGGCCGCAATGTGCGCGTGTCTCTGGTTCAGGACTTCTGA
- a CDS encoding hemin-degrading factor has protein sequence MNAINPTEIQTLTAVQIREQFAQQREQGLRAKDAAEALHLSEGAVIAAHGGEHERTLKAVPLRAEWLDILKGLEACGTVMALTRNESTVHEKDGVYQKLSAQGPVGLALGREIDLRLFFMHWHAGFAVTEAAANGNRPAMHSLQFYDAAGRAVHKVFAREATDMNAWSALVDRFAEPSAGYVFREPAAKPAIKADSEIDVPALTQAWADMKDTHEFFEMLRKFGAERQQAFRLVPQYCERLSTDAITQLLGNAAVDGVSIMVFVGSSGCIQIHTGPVSNIQPMDGKNGVRWINVLDKGFNLHLRTDMIANVWLVQKPTSDGVVTSVEAFDAEGNNMAMFFGERKPGQPELQSWRELAEGLPRNAAMVEAA, from the coding sequence ATGAACGCCATCAACCCAACTGAAATCCAAACCCTGACCGCGGTCCAGATTCGCGAGCAGTTTGCCCAGCAGCGTGAGCAAGGCCTGCGCGCCAAGGATGCCGCCGAGGCGCTGCATCTGAGCGAAGGTGCTGTCATTGCTGCTCATGGCGGAGAGCATGAGCGCACGCTCAAGGCTGTGCCGCTGCGCGCCGAATGGCTGGACATTCTCAAAGGGCTGGAAGCCTGCGGCACGGTGATGGCACTGACCCGCAACGAATCCACCGTGCATGAAAAAGATGGCGTCTATCAAAAGCTTTCGGCGCAGGGCCCTGTAGGGCTGGCGCTGGGCCGTGAGATTGATTTGCGCTTGTTCTTCATGCACTGGCATGCCGGCTTTGCCGTGACTGAAGCGGCTGCCAACGGCAACCGCCCCGCCATGCACAGCCTGCAGTTTTATGACGCAGCAGGTCGCGCTGTGCACAAGGTGTTTGCCCGCGAAGCCACTGATATGAATGCATGGAGTGCGCTGGTAGATCGCTTTGCAGAGCCATCTGCGGGCTATGTGTTCCGTGAGCCCGCAGCCAAGCCTGCTATCAAGGCCGATAGCGAAATCGACGTGCCCGCTCTGACGCAGGCATGGGCTGATATGAAGGATACGCACGAGTTCTTCGAGATGCTGCGCAAGTTTGGTGCCGAGCGTCAGCAGGCATTCCGTCTGGTGCCCCAGTATTGCGAGCGCCTTAGCACCGATGCGATCACCCAGTTGCTGGGCAATGCGGCGGTGGATGGCGTCTCCATCATGGTGTTTGTGGGCAGCAGCGGCTGTATTCAGATTCACACCGGCCCGGTTTCCAATATTCAGCCCATGGACGGCAAGAACGGCGTGCGCTGGATCAATGTGCTGGACAAGGGCTTCAATCTGCACCTGCGCACTGACATGATTGCCAACGTGTGGCTGGTGCAAAAGCCGACTTCCGATGGCGTGGTGACCTCGGTCGAAGCCTTTGACGCCGAAGGCAACAACATGGCCATGTTCTTTGGCGAACGCAAGCCCGGTCAGCCCGAGCTGCAAAGCTGGCGCGAACTGGCAGAGGGCCTGCCGCGCAACGCGGCGATGGTGGAGGCAGCATGA
- a CDS encoding heme/hemin ABC transporter substrate-binding protein produces the protein MSAQPISRRQGMQWLGAAVAGAALPGLAQASTVTTPAAKRLVSLSGALTEVVYLLNAQSLLVGTDTTSLYPEAAQKTAKVGYVRQLSAEGLLSLKPDAVVGTSDAGPPVVIEQIRQAGVRVALIAAKHNWAEVQEKVKVVGRETGRVAEADKLLAQLDAQWSAVQAQVAKAARKPRVLFVMSHAGSPQVSGKGTAANALIQYAGCVNAIDQFDGYKPLTAEALASAAPEVIINTTQGIEALGGEAAFWKRPELALTPAFAKKALVTLEASHLLGFGPRLPSAVQALHMRALQWVA, from the coding sequence ATGAGCGCGCAGCCAATCTCTCGCCGACAGGGCATGCAGTGGCTGGGCGCAGCAGTTGCAGGGGCCGCGCTGCCAGGGCTGGCGCAGGCCAGCACTGTAACGACACCGGCGGCCAAGCGGCTGGTGTCGCTCAGCGGCGCTTTGACTGAAGTGGTCTATCTGCTCAACGCCCAGAGCCTGCTGGTAGGCACGGACACCACCAGTCTGTACCCCGAGGCCGCGCAGAAAACGGCCAAGGTGGGTTATGTGCGCCAGCTCTCGGCCGAAGGCCTGCTGTCACTCAAGCCTGATGCCGTGGTTGGCACCAGCGATGCCGGGCCTCCGGTAGTGATTGAGCAGATTCGCCAGGCTGGTGTGCGCGTGGCGCTGATTGCTGCCAAGCACAACTGGGCCGAGGTGCAGGAAAAAGTCAAAGTCGTGGGCCGCGAAACAGGCCGTGTGGCGGAAGCTGACAAGCTGCTGGCGCAGCTTGATGCCCAGTGGTCCGCAGTGCAGGCACAGGTGGCCAAGGCTGCGCGCAAGCCGCGTGTGCTGTTTGTGATGTCGCACGCTGGCAGCCCTCAGGTTTCGGGCAAGGGCACGGCTGCCAATGCGCTGATTCAGTACGCAGGCTGCGTCAACGCCATTGACCAGTTCGACGGCTACAAGCCGCTGACCGCTGAAGCGCTGGCCAGTGCTGCACCTGAGGTCATCATCAATACCACGCAGGGTATAGAAGCGCTGGGCGGTGAAGCCGCTTTCTGGAAGCGGCCCGAGCTGGCGCTGACGCCTGCATTTGCCAAGAAGGCACTGGTCACGCTGGAGGCCAGTCACCTGCTGGGCTTTGGCCCGCGCCTGCCCAGCGCAGTGCAGGCACTGCATATGCGTGCCCTGCAGTGGGTGGCCTGA
- a CDS encoding FecCD family ABC transporter permease: MSAVAVKPGSLPAQVPVAVSRWRTPAGRLNRSAALLLGAVLVVLAMVWGAASGAYAIAPAQLPGIVWDGLRCLLGSDVQTGAEHLVFLNIRLPRLLMGVAAGAGLGLAGALMQGLFRNPLADPGLIGVSSGAALAAGITIVLGGVYLPWLPRHLGSWALVAMAFGGGLAVTAVVYVLGQVQGTTRIGLMLLAGIAINALAGAGLGFLSFVSTDEQLRNLQMWLLGSLGASRWSAVGLVGSAVAVSVLAALALARPLNAIALGEAQANLLGVAVEKTKRRAVMVAALAVGAVTATTGIIGFIGLVAPHWVRLIAGPDHRVVLPGSALLGAALVVSADAVARTIAKPAELPLGVLTAFIGVPLFLAMLRQFRSKV; this comes from the coding sequence ATGAGCGCCGTGGCCGTCAAACCCGGGTCGCTGCCTGCGCAGGTGCCTGTTGCCGTATCGCGCTGGCGCACACCGGCAGGCCGGCTTAACCGCAGCGCAGCGCTGCTGCTGGGCGCGGTGCTGGTGGTGTTGGCCATGGTCTGGGGCGCGGCCAGCGGTGCTTATGCGATTGCGCCAGCGCAGTTGCCAGGCATTGTCTGGGATGGTCTGCGCTGCCTGTTGGGCAGCGATGTGCAAACGGGCGCAGAGCATCTGGTGTTCCTCAATATCCGCCTGCCGCGCCTGCTGATGGGCGTGGCTGCTGGTGCTGGATTGGGGCTGGCGGGTGCGCTGATGCAAGGCCTGTTTCGCAACCCGCTGGCGGACCCGGGGCTGATTGGTGTGAGCAGCGGCGCAGCGCTGGCTGCGGGCATCACCATCGTGCTGGGCGGAGTGTATCTACCCTGGCTGCCGCGCCATCTGGGCAGTTGGGCGCTGGTGGCCATGGCCTTTGGCGGCGGTCTGGCTGTCACGGCTGTGGTCTATGTGCTGGGCCAGGTGCAGGGCACAACACGTATTGGTCTGATGCTGCTGGCCGGTATTGCCATCAATGCACTGGCCGGTGCGGGCCTGGGTTTCTTGAGTTTTGTCTCCACCGATGAGCAGCTGCGCAATCTGCAGATGTGGCTGCTGGGCAGTCTGGGCGCATCGCGCTGGAGTGCTGTGGGGCTGGTGGGCAGTGCGGTGGCTGTGAGTGTGCTGGCGGCGCTGGCGCTGGCCAGACCATTGAACGCGATTGCACTGGGTGAGGCGCAGGCCAACCTGCTGGGTGTGGCGGTAGAGAAAACCAAGCGCCGCGCGGTAATGGTGGCGGCACTGGCGGTGGGGGCTGTCACGGCCACCACGGGCATCATCGGCTTTATCGGTCTGGTCGCGCCGCACTGGGTGCGGCTGATAGCTGGGCCCGATCATCGCGTGGTGCTGCCGGGCTCGGCCTTGCTGGGGGCGGCGCTGGTAGTCAGTGCCGATGCAGTGGCACGCACCATTGCCAAACCGGCTGAGCTGCCGCTGGGTGTGTTGACTGCATTCATTGGTGTGCCATTGTTTCTGGCCATGCTGCGCCAGTTCAGGAGCAAAGTATGA
- a CDS encoding heme ABC transporter ATP-binding protein, protein MNPSTLECRNLGVGVGKGPRLATVDVVLNAGRFTAILGPNGAGKSTLMSMLVGERAPQCGQVLLDGAELSRHAPQALAMRRAVMPQDCSVAFDFTAQEVVELGRYPHRQHAGAQEPQIVQQAMALTGVDHLAQRSINTLSGGERARTHLARALAQIWHAPDGGSARWLLLDEPTAALDLAHQHHAMRLLQQWAAEQGVGVVAVIHDLNLALRYADDVLVLGGAAGVNHGAVLDVLQPALVQQVWGMQCDAVRSSDGALQYIFVADSALAA, encoded by the coding sequence ATGAATCCCTCCACACTGGAATGCCGCAATCTGGGTGTAGGCGTGGGCAAAGGCCCGCGTCTGGCCACTGTGGATGTGGTGCTGAATGCAGGGCGCTTTACCGCTATTCTTGGCCCCAATGGCGCGGGCAAATCCACGCTGATGTCCATGCTGGTGGGGGAACGCGCGCCGCAGTGCGGGCAGGTGCTGCTTGATGGCGCAGAGCTTTCCCGCCATGCCCCGCAGGCGCTGGCCATGCGGCGGGCCGTCATGCCCCAGGACTGCAGTGTGGCTTTTGATTTCACCGCGCAGGAAGTGGTGGAGCTGGGGCGCTACCCGCATCGTCAGCACGCTGGTGCGCAGGAGCCGCAGATTGTGCAGCAGGCCATGGCGCTGACAGGTGTCGATCACTTGGCGCAGCGCAGCATCAACACCCTGTCAGGTGGCGAGCGGGCTCGCACCCATCTGGCCAGAGCCCTGGCACAGATCTGGCATGCGCCGGACGGTGGCAGCGCCCGCTGGCTGCTGCTGGATGAGCCCACTGCAGCGCTTGACCTGGCCCATCAGCACCACGCCATGCGCTTGCTGCAGCAATGGGCTGCAGAGCAGGGCGTGGGCGTGGTGGCGGTGATTCACGACCTGAATCTGGCCCTGCGCTATGCCGATGATGTACTGGTGCTGGGAGGCGCAGCAGGTGTGAACCACGGCGCTGTGCTGGATGTGCTGCAGCCCGCGCTGGTGCAGCAAGTCTGGGGTATGCAGTGCGATGCAGTGCGCAGCAGCGACGGTGCGCTGCAATATATTTTTGTAGCGGATAGCGCTTTGGCTGCTTGA
- the ppsR gene encoding posphoenolpyruvate synthetase regulatory kinase/phosphorylase PpsR → MHTHTIFVISDGTGITAETFGTAIMAQFDTKPRIVRVPFVDSVDKVHQAIRQINHVASVESKKPIVFTTLVNQEFLELIETTCKGKVFDMFGTFVRPLELELGQKSLHRVGRFADISESKEYLERMEAINYTLAHDDGQTNTDLTGADVILVGVSRSGKTPTSLYLAMQFGLKVANYPLIPEDFDRKQLPPALVPFRSKLFGLTIDPARLSSIRNERRPDSKYASLQNCRYEVAEAESMMRRSGIEWLSSTTKSIEEIATTILQEVLPQHLGH, encoded by the coding sequence ATGCATACCCATACAATTTTTGTCATTTCTGACGGCACAGGCATCACCGCTGAGACCTTTGGCACCGCCATCATGGCGCAGTTCGACACCAAGCCGCGCATCGTGCGAGTGCCGTTTGTGGACTCGGTGGACAAGGTGCATCAGGCCATTCGCCAGATCAACCATGTGGCCTCCGTGGAGAGCAAAAAGCCCATTGTGTTCACCACTTTGGTCAATCAGGAATTTCTGGAGCTGATCGAGACCACCTGCAAGGGCAAGGTTTTCGACATGTTTGGCACTTTTGTGCGCCCGCTGGAGCTGGAACTGGGCCAGAAATCGCTGCACCGCGTGGGCCGCTTTGCCGATATCAGCGAAAGCAAGGAATATCTGGAGCGCATGGAGGCCATCAACTACACGCTGGCCCACGATGATGGCCAGACGAATACCGACCTGACGGGCGCCGACGTGATTCTGGTGGGCGTAAGCCGCTCGGGCAAGACCCCCACCAGCCTGTATCTGGCCATGCAGTTTGGTCTGAAGGTTGCCAACTACCCGCTGATTCCCGAAGACTTTGACCGCAAGCAGCTGCCGCCGGCGCTGGTGCCATTCCGCTCCAAGCTATTTGGCCTGACGATTGACCCGGCCCGCCTGTCATCGATTCGCAATGAGCGCCGCCCCGACTCCAAATACGCCAGCCTGCAGAACTGCCGCTATGAGGTGGCCGAGGCCGAATCCATGATGCGCCGCAGCGGCATTGAGTGGCTGTCCAGCACGACCAAGTCCATCGAAGAAATCGCCACCACGATCTTGCAGGAAGTGCTGCCGCAGCATCTGGGGCATTGA
- the ppsA gene encoding phosphoenolpyruvate synthase: MSQLFEATALVVPFEKLRMSDVESVGGKNASLGEMISQLPQGVRVPTGFATTAHAFRDFLAYEGLAGKISAKLAALDVDDVRALAAVGAEIRAMVENQPFPADLEKAIREEFVRLQGGNAEASFAVRSSATAEDLPDASFAGQQETFLNVVGIEDVLHKMKEVFASLYNDRAISYRVHKGFEHDVVALSAGVQRMVRSDLGAAGVMFTIDTESGFEEVVFITSSYGLGETVVQGAVNPDEFYVHKPMLKAGNKALIRRNLGSKLIQMVFSTPEEKAVDGKLVKTTDVAHELRNRYSLTDADVEQLARYALVIEEHYGRPMDIEWGKDGTDGHLYILQARPETVKSQSKGQAELRYKLKGTGNVLAEGRAIGQKIGTGPVRLVSDISQMDQVQAGDVLVTDMTDPNWEPVMKKASAIVTNRGGRTCHAAIIARELGIPAVVGCGNATDLLKADTLVTVSCAEGDTGKIYDGLIETEVTEVKRGEMPAIPTKIMMNVGNPQLAFDFAQLPNEGVGLARLEFIINNNIGVHPKAILDYPAVAPDLKKAVESVARGHASPRAFYVDKVAEGVATIAAAFWPKPVIVRMSDFKSNEYRKLIGGSRYEPEEENPMLGFRGAARYISQEFGEAFKMECEALKRVREEMGLSNIKIMIPFVRTLGQAKRVTELLAENGLKRGENGLQLIMMCEVPSNAILADEFLEYFDGFSVGSNDLTQLTLGLDRDSGLELLAADFDERDPAVKKMLSRAIKACRDQDKYVGICGQGPSDHPDFAKWLADEGISSISLNPDSVVSTWQKLAE; this comes from the coding sequence ATGTCTCAACTGTTCGAAGCGACCGCACTGGTCGTTCCGTTTGAAAAACTGAGAATGTCTGATGTCGAGTCCGTAGGCGGCAAGAACGCCTCGCTCGGCGAAATGATCTCGCAACTGCCTCAGGGCGTGCGCGTGCCTACCGGCTTCGCCACCACAGCCCATGCATTCCGCGACTTCCTGGCCTACGAAGGCCTGGCAGGCAAGATTTCTGCGAAGCTGGCCGCTCTGGATGTGGACGATGTCCGTGCCCTGGCCGCTGTGGGCGCTGAAATCCGCGCCATGGTGGAAAACCAGCCTTTCCCTGCCGATCTGGAAAAGGCCATCCGTGAGGAATTCGTTCGCCTGCAAGGCGGCAATGCCGAAGCCTCTTTCGCCGTGCGTTCTTCTGCCACCGCAGAAGATCTGCCTGACGCATCGTTTGCTGGCCAGCAGGAAACCTTCCTGAACGTGGTGGGTATCGAAGACGTGCTGCACAAGATGAAGGAAGTGTTCGCGTCGCTGTACAACGACCGCGCCATCTCCTACCGCGTGCACAAGGGCTTCGAGCACGACGTGGTGGCTCTGTCCGCTGGCGTGCAGCGCATGGTACGTTCTGACCTGGGCGCTGCTGGCGTGATGTTCACCATCGACACCGAATCCGGCTTTGAAGAAGTGGTGTTCATCACTTCCAGCTACGGCCTGGGTGAGACCGTGGTGCAGGGCGCCGTGAACCCCGACGAGTTCTATGTGCACAAGCCCATGCTCAAGGCTGGTAACAAGGCACTGATTCGCCGCAATCTGGGCTCCAAGCTGATCCAGATGGTGTTCTCGACTCCTGAAGAGAAGGCTGTGGACGGCAAGCTGGTCAAGACCACCGATGTGGCTCATGAACTGCGCAACCGTTACTCCCTGACCGACGCCGACGTTGAGCAACTGGCTCGTTACGCGTTGGTGATCGAAGAGCACTATGGTCGCCCCATGGACATCGAGTGGGGCAAGGACGGCACCGACGGCCATCTGTATATCCTGCAGGCACGTCCTGAAACCGTGAAGAGCCAGTCCAAGGGCCAGGCCGAGCTGCGCTACAAGCTCAAGGGCACCGGCAATGTGCTGGCCGAAGGCCGCGCCATTGGCCAGAAGATCGGTACCGGCCCTGTGCGTCTGGTGTCTGATATTTCGCAGATGGACCAGGTGCAAGCTGGCGACGTGCTGGTGACAGACATGACCGACCCTAACTGGGAACCCGTCATGAAGAAGGCTTCGGCCATCGTCACCAACCGTGGCGGTCGTACCTGCCACGCCGCCATCATTGCGCGCGAACTGGGTATTCCTGCTGTCGTGGGCTGCGGCAACGCCACCGATCTGCTCAAGGCAGATACGCTGGTGACCGTGTCCTGCGCTGAAGGCGATACTGGCAAGATCTACGACGGTCTGATCGAGACCGAAGTGACCGAGGTCAAGCGCGGCGAAATGCCCGCGATCCCGACCAAGATCATGATGAACGTGGGCAACCCCCAGCTGGCTTTTGACTTTGCCCAGCTGCCCAACGAAGGCGTGGGTCTGGCCCGTCTGGAATTCATTATCAACAACAACATCGGTGTGCACCCCAAGGCCATCCTGGACTACCCCGCCGTGGCTCCTGACCTGAAGAAGGCTGTGGAATCCGTGGCCCGTGGTCACGCATCGCCCCGTGCTTTCTACGTGGACAAGGTCGCCGAAGGCGTGGCAACCATTGCCGCCGCTTTCTGGCCCAAGCCTGTCATCGTGCGTATGTCGGACTTCAAGTCCAACGAATACCGCAAGCTGATTGGCGGCAGCCGCTATGAGCCCGAGGAAGAGAACCCCATGCTGGGCTTCCGTGGCGCAGCACGCTACATCTCCCAAGAGTTCGGCGAAGCCTTCAAGATGGAGTGCGAAGCTCTCAAGCGCGTGCGCGAAGAGATGGGTCTGAGCAACATCAAGATCATGATTCCGTTCGTGCGTACGCTGGGCCAGGCCAAGCGCGTGACCGAGCTGCTGGCTGAAAATGGCTTGAAGCGCGGCGAGAACGGCCTGCAGCTGATCATGATGTGCGAAGTGCCTTCCAACGCCATCCTGGCGGACGAATTCCTCGAGTACTTCGACGGCTTCTCCGTGGGCTCCAACGACCTGACTCAGCTGACCCTGGGTCTGGACCGTGACTCCGGTCTGGAACTGCTGGCTGCTGACTTCGACGAGCGCGATCCTGCGGTCAAGAAGATGCTCAGCCGCGCCATCAAGGCTTGCCGCGACCAGGACAAGTACGTGGGTATCTGCGGCCAGGGCCCTTCGGATCACCCGGATTTTGCCAAGTGGCTGGCTGACGAAGGTATTTCGTCCATCTCTCTGAACCCTGACAGCGTGGTCTCCACCTGGCAGAAACTGGCTGAATAA
- a CDS encoding DUF4212 domain-containing protein, with translation MQTHQAPMHDDAASDALFDAFGKPREVTFPPDFHDIHHLRLKALLLTIWVVFSFGTSYFARDLQALFPNWPAAYWMAAQGAVLVFLALIVVYCVAMNYFERKQAKTATEAQVQGPVSQAPVSQAPVSRDFNDSHV, from the coding sequence ATGCAGACGCATCAAGCGCCCATGCATGACGATGCTGCGTCGGACGCTTTGTTCGACGCCTTTGGCAAGCCGCGGGAAGTGACCTTCCCGCCGGACTTCCACGACATACACCACCTGAGACTCAAGGCCTTGTTGCTGACGATCTGGGTGGTGTTTTCATTTGGCACCAGCTACTTTGCGCGGGATCTGCAGGCCTTGTTTCCCAACTGGCCGGCGGCTTACTGGATGGCAGCGCAAGGCGCTGTGCTGGTGTTTCTGGCGCTGATCGTGGTGTACTGCGTAGCCATGAACTATTTCGAGCGCAAGCAGGCCAAGACGGCCACAGAGGCGCAAGTGCAAGGCCCGGTTTCGCAAGCCCCGGTTTCGCAAGCCCCGGTTTCTCGCGACTTTAACGACTCTCATGTCTGA